A window of Hippoglossus stenolepis isolate QCI-W04-F060 chromosome 16, HSTE1.2, whole genome shotgun sequence contains these coding sequences:
- the LOC124854947 gene encoding uncharacterized protein LOC124854947 isoform X1, whose amino-acid sequence MSAARKELQQVLCRYVTDTLIYIDTVRGFCEDFSKWGLCRETEVNMMIDIKERADIIDLNIDHVSKSEQKGKAFWEYLKSKLSMTADSRRAKLQEELDAVLKDTLVGLAKLEYFLDAVEKLAVTSLHVFTENQALCLPKGITLDCVQVVITAARLICPLLLEFKRDAQVFFLPRFQNVEVLSYELDKYIRTTQNICETLGKSSLSDFHLKMTMETVVNVDVDLSRDEMRRMLDHINQLDEIRMNKHFRMVFLFQEESFCDFISDFSKRQDRMLEFLNDLEEGAIQLDRMNMGAKISSVVGSSVGAVGGVLSIVGLALIPVTAGVSLALTMTGIGMGITSESTALSPPFTEIGVNRTQQNKAREVFQKFMEDVQSLQECLDKVTSQADTKMEESIITVALGVSKGLSQVGVIAKGIDALVDAASTTKLLKTEELIAGVGKVVAQEGKSLRNVPRVAADIPDIGQAVAKGPLALSKSARAGLIAVNALFLGMDIFFICKDSISLAKGNETECSQWIRARATLWSSEMDSWKGIHDSLCEGRETSEKKKALLETPFYPEMDVKKQREVEMEFSPDKMEEKLK is encoded by the exons ATGTCTGCTGCAAG AAAAGAGCTACAGCAGGTGTTGTGCCGCTATGTCACAGACACCCTCATCTACATCGACACTGTAAGAGGATTCTGTGAGGACTTCTCTAAATGGGGGCTCTGTAGGGAGACAGAAGTAAACATGATGATAGATATCAAAGAGAGGGCTGACATCATCGACCTAAACATCGACCATGTTTCTAAGTCAGAGCAAAAAGGTAAGGCCTTTTGGGAATATTTGAAGAGCAAGCTGAGCATGACCGCAGACAGCAGGCGTGcaaagctgcaggaggagctggatgccgtgctcaaggacactttggttGGCCTGGCGAAGCTCGAATACTTCCTGGATGCAGTGGAGAAGCTGGCGGTCACTTCGCTCCATGTGTTTACGGAGAACCAGGCGCTATGTCTGCCCAAAGGGATCACCCTCGATTGTGTTCAGGTTGTCATCACTGCGGCACGGCTAatctgccctctcctcctcgaGTTCAAAAGAGACGCACAAGTCTTCTTCCTGCCCAGATTTCAGAATGTGGAAGTGCTCTCTTATGAGTTGGACAAGTACATACGGACCACGCAGAACATCTGCGAGACGTTAGGAAAAAG CTCCCTCAGtgactttcatttgaaaatgacgATGGAAACTGTGGTGAACGTCGACGTGGATCTGTCTAGAGATGAAATGCGGAGGATGCTTGATCATATTAATCAGCTGGATGAGATCAG GATGAACAAGCACTTCAGGATGGTGTTCTTGTTTCAAGAGGAATCATTTTGTGACTTCATCAGTGACTTCAGCAAGCGACAGGACAGGATGCTGGAGTTTCTCAATGACCTGGAGGAGGGGGCTATTCAGCTCGACAGGATGAATATGGGGGCAAAGATCTCCAGCGTGGTAGGCAGCTCGGTTGGGGCGGTTGGAGGTGTGCTCTCCATTGTTGGCTTGGCGTTAATTCCTGTGACGGCAGGGGTGTCTCTAGCTCTGACAATGACAGGGATAGGTATGGGAATCACCAGCGAGTCAACAGCGCTGTCACCACCCTTCACAGAGATCGGAGTAAATAGAACTCAACAGAACAAAGCCAGAGAGGTTTTCCAGAAATTCATGGAGGATGTGCAGAGTCTCCAGGAATGTCTGGACAAGGTGACCAGTCAAGCCGACACCAAAATGGAAGAGAGTATCATCACAGTGGCTCTGGGAGTTAGCAAGGGTCTTAGTCAAGTTGGTGTTATTGCAAAAGGTATTGATGCATTAGTTGATGCTGCCTCTACTACTAAGTTGTTGAAAACCGAAGAGTTGATTGCAGGTGTTGGTAAGGTGGTGGCTCAGGAAGGTAAATCATTACGTAACGTGCCCAGGGTGGCCGCAGACATCCCAGATATTGGTCAGGCAGTCGCCAAAGGGCCTCTCGCTCTTTCCAAGTCAGCCAGGGCAGGTCTCATAGCAGTCAATGCTCTCTTCCTCGGCATGGATATCTTCTTCATCTGTAAGGACAGCATCAGTCTGGCAAAAGGCAATGAGACCGAGTGCTCACAGTGGATCAGGGCCAGAGCTACTCTGTGGAGCTCAGAGATGGATTCATGGAAGGGGATCCACGACTCCCTGTGTGAGGGCCGGGAGacgtcagagaaaaaaaaagctcttcTAGAGACACCATTTTATCCGGAGATGGATGTGAAGAAGCAAAGAGAAGTAGAAATGGAATTTTCTCCTgataaaatggaagaaaaactgaaataa
- the LOC124854947 gene encoding uncharacterized protein LOC124854947 isoform X2 has protein sequence MSYYRKELQQVLCRYVTDTLIYIDTVRGFCEDFSKWGLCRETEVNMMIDIKERADIIDLNIDHVSKSEQKGKAFWEYLKSKLSMTADSRRAKLQEELDAVLKDTLVGLAKLEYFLDAVEKLAVTSLHVFTENQALCLPKGITLDCVQVVITAARLICPLLLEFKRDAQVFFLPRFQNVEVLSYELDKYIRTTQNICETLGKSSLSDFHLKMTMETVVNVDVDLSRDEMRRMLDHINQLDEIRMNKHFRMVFLFQEESFCDFISDFSKRQDRMLEFLNDLEEGAIQLDRMNMGAKISSVVGSSVGAVGGVLSIVGLALIPVTAGVSLALTMTGIGMGITSESTALSPPFTEIGVNRTQQNKAREVFQKFMEDVQSLQECLDKVTSQADTKMEESIITVALGVSKGLSQVGVIAKGIDALVDAASTTKLLKTEELIAGVGKVVAQEGKSLRNVPRVAADIPDIGQAVAKGPLALSKSARAGLIAVNALFLGMDIFFICKDSISLAKGNETECSQWIRARATLWSSEMDSWKGIHDSLCEGRETSEKKKALLETPFYPEMDVKKQREVEMEFSPDKMEEKLK, from the exons ATGTCTTATTACAGAAAAGAGCTACAGCAGGTGTTGTGCCGCTATGTCACAGACACCCTCATCTACATCGACACTGTAAGAGGATTCTGTGAGGACTTCTCTAAATGGGGGCTCTGTAGGGAGACAGAAGTAAACATGATGATAGATATCAAAGAGAGGGCTGACATCATCGACCTAAACATCGACCATGTTTCTAAGTCAGAGCAAAAAGGTAAGGCCTTTTGGGAATATTTGAAGAGCAAGCTGAGCATGACCGCAGACAGCAGGCGTGcaaagctgcaggaggagctggatgccgtgctcaaggacactttggttGGCCTGGCGAAGCTCGAATACTTCCTGGATGCAGTGGAGAAGCTGGCGGTCACTTCGCTCCATGTGTTTACGGAGAACCAGGCGCTATGTCTGCCCAAAGGGATCACCCTCGATTGTGTTCAGGTTGTCATCACTGCGGCACGGCTAatctgccctctcctcctcgaGTTCAAAAGAGACGCACAAGTCTTCTTCCTGCCCAGATTTCAGAATGTGGAAGTGCTCTCTTATGAGTTGGACAAGTACATACGGACCACGCAGAACATCTGCGAGACGTTAGGAAAAAG CTCCCTCAGtgactttcatttgaaaatgacgATGGAAACTGTGGTGAACGTCGACGTGGATCTGTCTAGAGATGAAATGCGGAGGATGCTTGATCATATTAATCAGCTGGATGAGATCAG GATGAACAAGCACTTCAGGATGGTGTTCTTGTTTCAAGAGGAATCATTTTGTGACTTCATCAGTGACTTCAGCAAGCGACAGGACAGGATGCTGGAGTTTCTCAATGACCTGGAGGAGGGGGCTATTCAGCTCGACAGGATGAATATGGGGGCAAAGATCTCCAGCGTGGTAGGCAGCTCGGTTGGGGCGGTTGGAGGTGTGCTCTCCATTGTTGGCTTGGCGTTAATTCCTGTGACGGCAGGGGTGTCTCTAGCTCTGACAATGACAGGGATAGGTATGGGAATCACCAGCGAGTCAACAGCGCTGTCACCACCCTTCACAGAGATCGGAGTAAATAGAACTCAACAGAACAAAGCCAGAGAGGTTTTCCAGAAATTCATGGAGGATGTGCAGAGTCTCCAGGAATGTCTGGACAAGGTGACCAGTCAAGCCGACACCAAAATGGAAGAGAGTATCATCACAGTGGCTCTGGGAGTTAGCAAGGGTCTTAGTCAAGTTGGTGTTATTGCAAAAGGTATTGATGCATTAGTTGATGCTGCCTCTACTACTAAGTTGTTGAAAACCGAAGAGTTGATTGCAGGTGTTGGTAAGGTGGTGGCTCAGGAAGGTAAATCATTACGTAACGTGCCCAGGGTGGCCGCAGACATCCCAGATATTGGTCAGGCAGTCGCCAAAGGGCCTCTCGCTCTTTCCAAGTCAGCCAGGGCAGGTCTCATAGCAGTCAATGCTCTCTTCCTCGGCATGGATATCTTCTTCATCTGTAAGGACAGCATCAGTCTGGCAAAAGGCAATGAGACCGAGTGCTCACAGTGGATCAGGGCCAGAGCTACTCTGTGGAGCTCAGAGATGGATTCATGGAAGGGGATCCACGACTCCCTGTGTGAGGGCCGGGAGacgtcagagaaaaaaaaagctcttcTAGAGACACCATTTTATCCGGAGATGGATGTGAAGAAGCAAAGAGAAGTAGAAATGGAATTTTCTCCTgataaaatggaagaaaaactgaaataa
- the LOC118123370 gene encoding uncharacterized protein LOC118123370 isoform X2, translating into MSYYRKELQQVLCRYVTDTLIYIDTVRGFCEDFSKWGLCRETEVNMMIDIKERADIIDLNIDHVSKSEQKGKAFWEYLKSKLSMTADSRRAKLQEELDAVLKDTLVGLAKLEYFLDAVEKLAVTSLHVFTENQALCLPKGITLDCVQVVITAARLICPLLLEFKRDAQVFFLPRFQNVEVLSYELDKYIRTTQNICETLGKSSLSDFHLKMTMETVVNVDVDLSRDEMRRMLDHINQLDEIRMNKHFRMVFLFQEESFCDFISDFSKRQDRMLEFLNDLEEGAIQLDRMNMGAKISSVVGSSVGAVGGVLSIVGLALIPVTAGVSLALTMTGIGMGITSGVNSAVTTVTEIGVNRTQQNKAREVFQKFMEDVQSLQECLDKVTSQADTKMEESIITVALGVSKGLSQVGVIAKGIDALVDAASTTKLLKTEELIAGVGKVVAQEGKSLRNVPRVAADIPDIGQAVAKGPLALSKSARAGLIAVNALFLGMDIFFICKDSISLAKGNETECSQWIRARATLWSSEMDSWKGIHDSLCEGRETSEKKKALLETPFYPEMDVKKQREVEMEFSPDKVENKFCLTQ; encoded by the exons ATGTCTTATTACAGAAAAGAGCTACAGCAGGTGTTGTGCCGCTATGTCACAGACACCCTCATCTACATCGACACTGTAAGAGGATTCTGTGAGGACTTCTCTAAATGGGGGCTCTGTAGGGAGACAGAAGTAAACATGATGATAGATATCAAAGAGAGGGCTGACATCATCGACCTAAACATCGACCATGTTTCTAAGTCAGAGCAAAAAGGTAAGGCCTTTTGGGAATATTTGAAGAGCAAGCTGAGCATGACCGCAGACAGCAGGCGTGcaaagctgcaggaggagctggatgccgtgctcaaggacactttggttGGCCTGGCGAAGCTCGAATACTTCCTGGATGCAGTGGAGAAGCTGGCGGTCACTTCGCTCCATGTGTTTACGGAGAACCAGGCGCTATGTCTGCCCAAAGGGATCACCCTCGATTGTGTTCAGGTTGTCATCACTGCGGCACGGCTAatctgccctctcctcctcgaGTTCAAAAGAGACGCACAAGTCTTCTTCCTGCCCAGATTTCAGAATGTGGAAGTGCTCTCTTATGAGTTGGACAAGTACATACGGACCACGCAGAACATCTGCGAGACGTTAGGAAAAAG CTCCCTCAGtgactttcatttgaaaatgacgATGGAAACTGTGGTGAACGTCGACGTGGATCTGTCTAGAGATGAAATGCGGAGGATGCTTGATCATATTAATCAGCTGGATGAGATCAG GATGAACAAGCACTTCAGGATGGTGTTCTTGTTTCAAGAGGAATCATTTTGTGACTTCATCAGTGACTTCAGCAAGCGACAGGACAGGATGCTGGAGTTTCTCAATGACCTGGAGGAGGGGGCTATTCAGCTCGACAGGATGAATATGGGGGCAAAGATCTCCAGCGTGGTAGGCAGCTCGGTTGGGGCGGTTGGAGGTGTGCTCTCCATTGTTGGCTTGGCGTTAATTCCTGTGACGGCAGGGGTGTCTCTAGCTCTGACAATGACAGGGATAGGTATGGGAATCACCAGCGGAGTCAACAGCGCTGTCACCACCGTCACAGAGATCGGAGTAAATAGAACTCAACAGAACAAAGCCAGAGAGGTTTTCCAGAAATTCATGGAGGATGTGCAGAGTCTCCAGGAATGTCTGGACAAGGTGACCAGTCAAGCCGACACCAAAATGGAAGAGAGTATCATCACAGTGGCTCTGGGAGTTAGCAAGGGTCTTAGTCAAGTTGGTGTTATTGCAAAAGGTATTGATGCATTAGTTGATGCTGCCTCTACTACTAAGTTGTTGAAAACCGAAGAGTTGATTGCAGGTGTTGGTAAGGTGGTGGCTCAGGAAGGTAAATCATTACGTAACGTGCCCAGGGTGGCCGCAGACATCCCAGATATTGGTCAGGCAGTCGCCAAAGGGCCTCTCGCTCTTTCCAAGTCAGCCAGGGCAGGTCTCATAGCAGTCAATGCTCTCTTCCTCGGCATGGATATCTTCTTCATCTGTAAGGACAGCATCAGTCTGGCAAAAGGCAATGAGACCGAGTGCTCACAGTGGATCAGGGCCAGAGCTACTCTGTGGAGCTCAGAGATGGATTCATGGAAGGGGATCCACGACTCCCTGTGTGAGGGCCGGGAGacgtcagagaaaaaaaaagctcttcTAGAGACACCATTTTATCCGGAGATGGATGTGAAGAAGCAAAGAGAAGTAGAAATGGAATTTTCTCCTGATAAAGTGGAAAATAAGTTTTGCTTAACACAGTAG
- the LOC118123370 gene encoding uncharacterized protein LOC118123370 isoform X3: protein MSAARKELQQVLCRYVTDTLIYIDTVRGFCEDFSKWGLCRETEVNMMIDIKERADIIDLNIDHVSKSEQKGKAFWEYLKSKLSMTADSRRAKLQEELDAVLKDTLVGLAKLEYFLDAVEKLAVTSLHVFTENQALCLPKGITLDCVQVVITAARLICPLLLEFKRDAQVFFLPRFQNVEVLSYELDKYIRTTQNICETLGKSDFHLKMTMETVVNVDVDLSRDEMRRMLDHINQLDEIRMNKHFRMVFLFQEESFCDFISDFSKRQDRMLEFLNDLEEGAIQLDRMNMGAKISSVVGSSVGAVGGVLSIVGLALIPVTAGVSLALTMTGIGMGITSGVNSAVTTVTEIGVNRTQQNKAREVFQKFMEDVQSLQECLDKVTSQADTKMEESIITVALGVSKGLSQVGVIAKGIDALVDAASTTKLLKTEELIAGVGKVVAQEGKSLRNVPRVAADIPDIGQAVAKGPLALSKSARAGLIAVNALFLGMDIFFICKDSISLAKGNETECSQWIRARATLWSSEMDSWKGIHDSLCEGRETSEKKKALLETPFYPEMDVKKQREVEMEFSPDKVENKFCLTQ, encoded by the exons ATGTCTGCTGCAAG AAAAGAGCTACAGCAGGTGTTGTGCCGCTATGTCACAGACACCCTCATCTACATCGACACTGTAAGAGGATTCTGTGAGGACTTCTCTAAATGGGGGCTCTGTAGGGAGACAGAAGTAAACATGATGATAGATATCAAAGAGAGGGCTGACATCATCGACCTAAACATCGACCATGTTTCTAAGTCAGAGCAAAAAGGTAAGGCCTTTTGGGAATATTTGAAGAGCAAGCTGAGCATGACCGCAGACAGCAGGCGTGcaaagctgcaggaggagctggatgccgtgctcaaggacactttggttGGCCTGGCGAAGCTCGAATACTTCCTGGATGCAGTGGAGAAGCTGGCGGTCACTTCGCTCCATGTGTTTACGGAGAACCAGGCGCTATGTCTGCCCAAAGGGATCACCCTCGATTGTGTTCAGGTTGTCATCACTGCGGCACGGCTAatctgccctctcctcctcgaGTTCAAAAGAGACGCACAAGTCTTCTTCCTGCCCAGATTTCAGAATGTGGAAGTGCTCTCTTATGAGTTGGACAAGTACATACGGACCACGCAGAACATCTGCGAGACGTTAGGAAAAAG tgactttcatttgaaaatgacgATGGAAACTGTGGTGAACGTCGACGTGGATCTGTCTAGAGATGAAATGCGGAGGATGCTTGATCATATTAATCAGCTGGATGAGATCAG GATGAACAAGCACTTCAGGATGGTGTTCTTGTTTCAAGAGGAATCATTTTGTGACTTCATCAGTGACTTCAGCAAGCGACAGGACAGGATGCTGGAGTTTCTCAATGACCTGGAGGAGGGGGCTATTCAGCTCGACAGGATGAATATGGGGGCAAAGATCTCCAGCGTGGTAGGCAGCTCGGTTGGGGCGGTTGGAGGTGTGCTCTCCATTGTTGGCTTGGCGTTAATTCCTGTGACGGCAGGGGTGTCTCTAGCTCTGACAATGACAGGGATAGGTATGGGAATCACCAGCGGAGTCAACAGCGCTGTCACCACCGTCACAGAGATCGGAGTAAATAGAACTCAACAGAACAAAGCCAGAGAGGTTTTCCAGAAATTCATGGAGGATGTGCAGAGTCTCCAGGAATGTCTGGACAAGGTGACCAGTCAAGCCGACACCAAAATGGAAGAGAGTATCATCACAGTGGCTCTGGGAGTTAGCAAGGGTCTTAGTCAAGTTGGTGTTATTGCAAAAGGTATTGATGCATTAGTTGATGCTGCCTCTACTACTAAGTTGTTGAAAACCGAAGAGTTGATTGCAGGTGTTGGTAAGGTGGTGGCTCAGGAAGGTAAATCATTACGTAACGTGCCCAGGGTGGCCGCAGACATCCCAGATATTGGTCAGGCAGTCGCCAAAGGGCCTCTCGCTCTTTCCAAGTCAGCCAGGGCAGGTCTCATAGCAGTCAATGCTCTCTTCCTCGGCATGGATATCTTCTTCATCTGTAAGGACAGCATCAGTCTGGCAAAAGGCAATGAGACCGAGTGCTCACAGTGGATCAGGGCCAGAGCTACTCTGTGGAGCTCAGAGATGGATTCATGGAAGGGGATCCACGACTCCCTGTGTGAGGGCCGGGAGacgtcagagaaaaaaaaagctcttcTAGAGACACCATTTTATCCGGAGATGGATGTGAAGAAGCAAAGAGAAGTAGAAATGGAATTTTCTCCTGATAAAGTGGAAAATAAGTTTTGCTTAACACAGTAG
- the LOC124854947 gene encoding uncharacterized protein LOC124854947 isoform X3 — protein MSAARKELQQVLCRYVTDTLIYIDTVRGFCEDFSKWGLCRETEVNMMIDIKERADIIDLNIDHVSKSEQKGKAFWEYLKSKLSMTADSRRAKLQEELDAVLKDTLVGLAKLEYFLDAVEKLAVTSLHVFTENQALCLPKGITLDCVQVVITAARLICPLLLEFKRDAQVFFLPRFQNVEVLSYELDKYIRTTQNICETLGKSDFHLKMTMETVVNVDVDLSRDEMRRMLDHINQLDEIRMNKHFRMVFLFQEESFCDFISDFSKRQDRMLEFLNDLEEGAIQLDRMNMGAKISSVVGSSVGAVGGVLSIVGLALIPVTAGVSLALTMTGIGMGITSESTALSPPFTEIGVNRTQQNKAREVFQKFMEDVQSLQECLDKVTSQADTKMEESIITVALGVSKGLSQVGVIAKGIDALVDAASTTKLLKTEELIAGVGKVVAQEGKSLRNVPRVAADIPDIGQAVAKGPLALSKSARAGLIAVNALFLGMDIFFICKDSISLAKGNETECSQWIRARATLWSSEMDSWKGIHDSLCEGRETSEKKKALLETPFYPEMDVKKQREVEMEFSPDKMEEKLK, from the exons ATGTCTGCTGCAAG AAAAGAGCTACAGCAGGTGTTGTGCCGCTATGTCACAGACACCCTCATCTACATCGACACTGTAAGAGGATTCTGTGAGGACTTCTCTAAATGGGGGCTCTGTAGGGAGACAGAAGTAAACATGATGATAGATATCAAAGAGAGGGCTGACATCATCGACCTAAACATCGACCATGTTTCTAAGTCAGAGCAAAAAGGTAAGGCCTTTTGGGAATATTTGAAGAGCAAGCTGAGCATGACCGCAGACAGCAGGCGTGcaaagctgcaggaggagctggatgccgtgctcaaggacactttggttGGCCTGGCGAAGCTCGAATACTTCCTGGATGCAGTGGAGAAGCTGGCGGTCACTTCGCTCCATGTGTTTACGGAGAACCAGGCGCTATGTCTGCCCAAAGGGATCACCCTCGATTGTGTTCAGGTTGTCATCACTGCGGCACGGCTAatctgccctctcctcctcgaGTTCAAAAGAGACGCACAAGTCTTCTTCCTGCCCAGATTTCAGAATGTGGAAGTGCTCTCTTATGAGTTGGACAAGTACATACGGACCACGCAGAACATCTGCGAGACGTTAGGAAAAAG tgactttcatttgaaaatgacgATGGAAACTGTGGTGAACGTCGACGTGGATCTGTCTAGAGATGAAATGCGGAGGATGCTTGATCATATTAATCAGCTGGATGAGATCAG GATGAACAAGCACTTCAGGATGGTGTTCTTGTTTCAAGAGGAATCATTTTGTGACTTCATCAGTGACTTCAGCAAGCGACAGGACAGGATGCTGGAGTTTCTCAATGACCTGGAGGAGGGGGCTATTCAGCTCGACAGGATGAATATGGGGGCAAAGATCTCCAGCGTGGTAGGCAGCTCGGTTGGGGCGGTTGGAGGTGTGCTCTCCATTGTTGGCTTGGCGTTAATTCCTGTGACGGCAGGGGTGTCTCTAGCTCTGACAATGACAGGGATAGGTATGGGAATCACCAGCGAGTCAACAGCGCTGTCACCACCCTTCACAGAGATCGGAGTAAATAGAACTCAACAGAACAAAGCCAGAGAGGTTTTCCAGAAATTCATGGAGGATGTGCAGAGTCTCCAGGAATGTCTGGACAAGGTGACCAGTCAAGCCGACACCAAAATGGAAGAGAGTATCATCACAGTGGCTCTGGGAGTTAGCAAGGGTCTTAGTCAAGTTGGTGTTATTGCAAAAGGTATTGATGCATTAGTTGATGCTGCCTCTACTACTAAGTTGTTGAAAACCGAAGAGTTGATTGCAGGTGTTGGTAAGGTGGTGGCTCAGGAAGGTAAATCATTACGTAACGTGCCCAGGGTGGCCGCAGACATCCCAGATATTGGTCAGGCAGTCGCCAAAGGGCCTCTCGCTCTTTCCAAGTCAGCCAGGGCAGGTCTCATAGCAGTCAATGCTCTCTTCCTCGGCATGGATATCTTCTTCATCTGTAAGGACAGCATCAGTCTGGCAAAAGGCAATGAGACCGAGTGCTCACAGTGGATCAGGGCCAGAGCTACTCTGTGGAGCTCAGAGATGGATTCATGGAAGGGGATCCACGACTCCCTGTGTGAGGGCCGGGAGacgtcagagaaaaaaaaagctcttcTAGAGACACCATTTTATCCGGAGATGGATGTGAAGAAGCAAAGAGAAGTAGAAATGGAATTTTCTCCTgataaaatggaagaaaaactgaaataa
- the LOC118123370 gene encoding uncharacterized protein LOC118123370 isoform X1, which yields MSAARKELQQVLCRYVTDTLIYIDTVRGFCEDFSKWGLCRETEVNMMIDIKERADIIDLNIDHVSKSEQKGKAFWEYLKSKLSMTADSRRAKLQEELDAVLKDTLVGLAKLEYFLDAVEKLAVTSLHVFTENQALCLPKGITLDCVQVVITAARLICPLLLEFKRDAQVFFLPRFQNVEVLSYELDKYIRTTQNICETLGKSSLSDFHLKMTMETVVNVDVDLSRDEMRRMLDHINQLDEIRMNKHFRMVFLFQEESFCDFISDFSKRQDRMLEFLNDLEEGAIQLDRMNMGAKISSVVGSSVGAVGGVLSIVGLALIPVTAGVSLALTMTGIGMGITSGVNSAVTTVTEIGVNRTQQNKAREVFQKFMEDVQSLQECLDKVTSQADTKMEESIITVALGVSKGLSQVGVIAKGIDALVDAASTTKLLKTEELIAGVGKVVAQEGKSLRNVPRVAADIPDIGQAVAKGPLALSKSARAGLIAVNALFLGMDIFFICKDSISLAKGNETECSQWIRARATLWSSEMDSWKGIHDSLCEGRETSEKKKALLETPFYPEMDVKKQREVEMEFSPDKVENKFCLTQ from the exons ATGTCTGCTGCAAG AAAAGAGCTACAGCAGGTGTTGTGCCGCTATGTCACAGACACCCTCATCTACATCGACACTGTAAGAGGATTCTGTGAGGACTTCTCTAAATGGGGGCTCTGTAGGGAGACAGAAGTAAACATGATGATAGATATCAAAGAGAGGGCTGACATCATCGACCTAAACATCGACCATGTTTCTAAGTCAGAGCAAAAAGGTAAGGCCTTTTGGGAATATTTGAAGAGCAAGCTGAGCATGACCGCAGACAGCAGGCGTGcaaagctgcaggaggagctggatgccgtgctcaaggacactttggttGGCCTGGCGAAGCTCGAATACTTCCTGGATGCAGTGGAGAAGCTGGCGGTCACTTCGCTCCATGTGTTTACGGAGAACCAGGCGCTATGTCTGCCCAAAGGGATCACCCTCGATTGTGTTCAGGTTGTCATCACTGCGGCACGGCTAatctgccctctcctcctcgaGTTCAAAAGAGACGCACAAGTCTTCTTCCTGCCCAGATTTCAGAATGTGGAAGTGCTCTCTTATGAGTTGGACAAGTACATACGGACCACGCAGAACATCTGCGAGACGTTAGGAAAAAG CTCCCTCAGtgactttcatttgaaaatgacgATGGAAACTGTGGTGAACGTCGACGTGGATCTGTCTAGAGATGAAATGCGGAGGATGCTTGATCATATTAATCAGCTGGATGAGATCAG GATGAACAAGCACTTCAGGATGGTGTTCTTGTTTCAAGAGGAATCATTTTGTGACTTCATCAGTGACTTCAGCAAGCGACAGGACAGGATGCTGGAGTTTCTCAATGACCTGGAGGAGGGGGCTATTCAGCTCGACAGGATGAATATGGGGGCAAAGATCTCCAGCGTGGTAGGCAGCTCGGTTGGGGCGGTTGGAGGTGTGCTCTCCATTGTTGGCTTGGCGTTAATTCCTGTGACGGCAGGGGTGTCTCTAGCTCTGACAATGACAGGGATAGGTATGGGAATCACCAGCGGAGTCAACAGCGCTGTCACCACCGTCACAGAGATCGGAGTAAATAGAACTCAACAGAACAAAGCCAGAGAGGTTTTCCAGAAATTCATGGAGGATGTGCAGAGTCTCCAGGAATGTCTGGACAAGGTGACCAGTCAAGCCGACACCAAAATGGAAGAGAGTATCATCACAGTGGCTCTGGGAGTTAGCAAGGGTCTTAGTCAAGTTGGTGTTATTGCAAAAGGTATTGATGCATTAGTTGATGCTGCCTCTACTACTAAGTTGTTGAAAACCGAAGAGTTGATTGCAGGTGTTGGTAAGGTGGTGGCTCAGGAAGGTAAATCATTACGTAACGTGCCCAGGGTGGCCGCAGACATCCCAGATATTGGTCAGGCAGTCGCCAAAGGGCCTCTCGCTCTTTCCAAGTCAGCCAGGGCAGGTCTCATAGCAGTCAATGCTCTCTTCCTCGGCATGGATATCTTCTTCATCTGTAAGGACAGCATCAGTCTGGCAAAAGGCAATGAGACCGAGTGCTCACAGTGGATCAGGGCCAGAGCTACTCTGTGGAGCTCAGAGATGGATTCATGGAAGGGGATCCACGACTCCCTGTGTGAGGGCCGGGAGacgtcagagaaaaaaaaagctcttcTAGAGACACCATTTTATCCGGAGATGGATGTGAAGAAGCAAAGAGAAGTAGAAATGGAATTTTCTCCTGATAAAGTGGAAAATAAGTTTTGCTTAACACAGTAG